From a region of the Impatiens glandulifera chromosome 4, dImpGla2.1, whole genome shotgun sequence genome:
- the LOC124936643 gene encoding protein TIME FOR COFFEE-like isoform X1 yields the protein MDRNRDARRAGMTAVNGLTRRRQHRSGSLRDSPDEDGPVELPESNRLRDRGMKKERDRERDRSSRSSKRRRAERLMQGSTREEGMDDSSEESVNGEDDDDDDDGSAGAGNGTGTGSVRMLSPNPPTQSISPSISNHNHNSTNHRKIFPPSTTTTTTTNKVFRAPPAWKAADEMIGVSVPRKARSASTKRSHDCWTTGGGGVVEDQIHRQASTSPVRQNLASTSTPSPAPVSPSSSNASMRKKMKSNGAKLRPPKSSSKPSSNPEELEIEIAEVLYGLMTQSQVPPSDLGKFELNKTSGDAKSRVSSPISNSPSSTHPSASVLPHNSSSLAPITAVAPKRKRPRQVSDDLGRRSPINSKVEMDQASKKETLSPTLEKNHGSTPENGGVSQDLGIYPVGINPSESEPARPDGSSSLLDLMKSLKQGADDEAAAAGSTSPKKETSSIRPPPENHREDLTSSKSDLTASEMGTHQEKKFQIDLMAPPPSQMKSSPAERSSEGVMEFSSTTPNTEKRNDQRLLSLKDKEDDKAIKSGKAGLAEGEEEDAGPTGKKVKAEEGESERGVVANRVRNVVDLQFDLENPERETSASTANNNKLHPSSSSTPLKQQPASNQILKPVRDESTFSEKTAQSNSLPIPISMAGWPGGLPPMGYMAPLQGVVSMDGSGVATAPMQHLFSQPRPKRCATHCYVARNINYFQQLAKMNPFWPAAAAAAGTASIFGAKPCNLGVVPPPPDMHRRNVVQQQQDKSQGLTMFPVGGSENKVSVNMNDANQRSSSSSSKMQQQQVLLQQAMPQPPPPNNVLPGPAFIFPLSQQHSQAGASVRPGSVKSSSSMHSTGASTASSVSGSTPPLPGPANGLSFNYPNMSGNETQYLAILQNGYPFPIPTVGGGPAYRGTPHPQSMAYFNGPFYSSQMIHPSQFQQQPQQQQQQPVVVQQQPNCSSSSSQKHLQGQQQPRPVNNNNNANVGVVSGNFISFPQSAKDRSQSQSSVQQQQRQDVGGDDGPENRVARGYGQNLSVPVHHQNFALMNPPPSTDKKQQSSHQQQILKGTVESLPQNFAISFASMNGAPNNGASGLDISSAQNHAVLHNLPEATRHGYQMMSQGVQQMKNFRIHEEGKSDSSNNMDEEKKGLMVKGGVVSGGGQTIAFSRPEMADASRSVGSTGPTSIPQRQAQIQFQQQQQLMQLHKQQQQLMQQQQPHQLVAAAAAARNKGGGNSASYTSDRSNKFPNNTLTPYPHPQNLVQSGNSGGGGDSPVHSPQWKNTRAGSPQVPSSLGSSNSSSMKNISQQQQQQVQGRNHPQTQTQISFSANSKSSMAPQTVQQQAPINNHQAVAAASAQCPPVMVGSPTTSSLSKGASGSPRTTNSNSASNKTVQPSTLSSQQSKNSSASPSQKTSSLSGQSVLGNPHNNTAHHLSSSSQSTINSKTQNLSAKQQMLQPHLFFNPAYMQAAQAAAHPAGAPPPTSSPAPGGYYIPKRRPDQPNQQTQNCSSPSTSGMLSLCPVSSDTKGATSAGSNTNNAKGGGAAAGQFTAQSVVGGNPHPLIPPGFYGHTIPSAIQVKPPEQKQQQAGGK from the exons ATGGATAGGAACAGAGACGCGAGAAGAGCAGGGATGACAGCGGTGAACGGATTAACAAGGAGAAGACAACATAGAAGCGGAAGTTTAAGAGATTCGCCAG ATGAAGATGGACCGGTTGAGTTGCCAGAATCAAATAGGTTACGAGATAGAGGGATGAAGAAGGAACGGGATCGAGAACGGGATCGATCTAGTCGGAGTAGTAAGAGGAGAAGAGCGGAGAGATTGATGCAAGGGAGTACGAGAGAGGAAGGTATGGATGATAGTTCGGAGGAGAGCGTCAACGGAGaagatgacgatgatgatgacgatggaAGTGCCGGAGCTGGCAACGGAACCGGCACCGGATCCGTTCGGATGTTATCGCCGAATCCGCCGACTCAGTCTATATCGCCGTCGATTTCGAATCATAACCATAACAGTACCAATCATAGGAAGATCTTTCCTCCGTCAACTACTACTACTACGACAACTAACAAGGTGTTTAGAGCACCGCCTGCTTGGAAAGCGGCCGATGAAATGATAGGTGTGTCGGTTCCGAGAAAAGCTCGGTCAG CATCTACCAAGAGGTCGCATGACTGTTGGACTACCGGCGGTGGTGGGGTTGTTGAAGACCAAATTCACCGGCAAGCTTCAACTTCTCCGGTTAGACAGAATCTGGCGTCAACGTCGACGCCTTCACCGGCACCTGTTTCTCCGTCTTCTTCAAATGCTTCTATGAGGAAGAAGATG AAGTCAAATGGTGCGAAACTACGTCCACCAAAATCATCATCCAAGCCATCTTCAAACCCAGAGGAGCTGGAGATTGAGATCGCTGAAGTTCTTTATGGACTCATGACTCAATCCCAGGTACCTCCCAGCGATTTGGGTAAGTTCGAACTGAACAAAACAAGCGGAGATGCAAAATCCAGAGTTTCTTCTCCGATCTCCAACTCTCCTTCGTCAACTCACCCGTCAGCTTCTGTTTTGCCACATAATTCCAGCTCCCTTGCACCTATAACTGCAGTCG CCCCTAAGAGGAAGCGACCTCGACAAGTTTCAGACGATCTGGGTCGTAGAAGTCCCATAAATTCAAAGGTGGAAATGGATCAGGCATCAAAGAAAGAAACTTTGTCACCAACCTTGGAGAAGAATCACGGATCTACACCTGAAAATGGTGGTGTTTCACAAGATTTGGGCATTTATCCAGTCGGTATAAACCCATCGGAGTCAGAACCGGCCAGACCCGATGGCTCCAGTTCTTTATTGGATTTGATGAAATCCTTAAAGCAAGGTGCAGATGATGAGGCGGCGGCGGCGGGTTCTACTTCACCGAAGAAAGAAACATCTTCAATTAGACCACCACCGGAAAATCATCGTGAAGATCTCACTTCTTCTAAATc AGATTTAACTGCATCTGAAATGGGAACCCATCAAGAAAAGAAATTTCAGATAGATCTGATG GCTCCTCCTCCTTCTCAGATGAAATCGTCGCCGGCGGAGAGGTCGTCGGAAGGAGTAATGGAATTTTCTTCAACAACTCCTAATACAGAAAAGAGAAAT GACCAGAGACTATTGTCCTTGAAGGATAAGGAAGACGATAAGGCCATAAAAAGCGGAAAGGCAGGACTTGCTGAAGGTGAGGAAGAGGATGCGGGTCCTACTGGAAAGAAAGTAAAAGCTGAAGAAGGTGAGTCAGAAAGAGGGGTAGTGGCAAACAGGGTTAGGAACGTGGTGGATCTACAGTTTGATTTGGAGAATCCCGAAAGAGAAACATCAGCTTCTACTGCTAATAATAATAAGCTTcacccttcttcttcttcaactcctCTTAAGCAACAACCAGCTTCTAACCAGATTCTTAAGCCTGTTAGAGACGAGTCTACCTTTTCAGAGAAAACTG CTCAATCCAACTCTCTTCCCATCCCGATTTCCATGGCTGGTTGGCCCGGTGGCCTTCCTCCGATGGG ATACATGGCGCCCCTGCAAGGAGTTGTTTCAATGGATGGAAGCGGTGTAGCCACTGCACCAATGCAG cATTTGTTTTCTCAACCAAGGCCGAAAAGATGTGCAACACATTGCTACGTGGCACGCAACATAAACTATTTTCAACAGCTTGCGAAGATGAATCCTTTCTGGCCTGCTGCTGCAGCCGCAGCTGGAACTGCATCGATCTTTGGGGCTAAACCTTGTAATCTAGGTGTTGTTCCTCCTCCACCCGATATGCATAGAAGAAATGTTGTTCAACAGCAGCAGGATAAAAGCCAAGGATTGACCATGTTCCCTGTTGGTGGTTCTGAAAACAAAGTTTCCGTCAATATGAACGATGCCAACCAGAGAAGCAGCAGTAGCAGTAGTAAAATGCAACAGCAACAAGTCCTTCTTCAACAAGCCATGCCCCAACCACCCCCTCCTAACAATGTTCTC CCTGGTCCTGCTTTCATATTTCCGTTAAGCCAACAACACTCACAAGCAGGAGCTTCAGTTCGACCTGGCTCAGTTAAGTCTTCTTCCTCCATGCATTCCACCGGAGCCTCAACTGCTTCCTCAGTAAGCGGTTCCACTCCGCCCCTACCGGGTCCAGCCAATGGTTTAAGTTTCAATTATCCGAACATGTCTGGGAACGAGACTCAGTATTTGGCTATACTTCAAAACGGTTATCCTTTTCCTATCCCGACTGTTGGGGGAGGACCTGCTTATAGAGGAACACCCCACCCTCAATCCATGGCTTACTTCAATGGACCTTTCTATTCATCGCAAATGATTCATCCTTCCCAATTTCAgcaacaacctcaacaacaacaacaacaacctgTTGTAGTGCAACAACAACCGAACTGTTCGTCTTCTTCGTCTCAGAAACATTTGCAGGGCCAGCAACAACCAAGGCCggttaataacaataataatgcGAATGTCGGGGTTGTGAGTGGAAACTTCATTAGCTTTCCTCAATCTGCGAAAGATCGATCGCAATCTCAATCGTCGGTTCAACAGCAGCAAAGACAAGACGTGGGCGGTGACGATGGTCCTGAGAATCGTGTTGCTCGTGGGTATGGACAGAATCTTTCTGTACCGGTTCATCACCAGAACTTTGCTTTGATGAACCCGCCGCCATCAACTGACAAGAAACAACAATCCTCCCATCAACAACAGATCTTGAAGGGTACAGTTGAATCTTTACCTCAAAACTTTGCAATCTCCTTCGCTTCCATGAACGGAGCCCCCAATAACGGGGCATCCGGTCTTGATATTTCATCCGCGCAAAATCATGCCGTTCTTCATAACCTTCCGGAAGCAACTAGACACGGCTACCAGATGATGTCGCAGGGAGTACAGCAGATGAAGAATTTTCGGATTCATGAAGAAGGAAAGAGCGATTCTTCGAATAATATGGACGAAGAGAAGAAAGGGTTAATGGTAAAAGGTGGAGTAGTGAGTGGTGGCGGACAGACCATTGCATTCTCAAGGCCCGAAATGGCCGATGCTTCACGGTCAGTTGGTTCGACTGGACCAACTTCGATTCCTCAAAGACAAGCGCAAATTCAGTTTCAACAGCAGCAGCAGTTGATGCAGTTACATAAACAGCAACAGCAGTTAATGCAGCAGCAACAACCGCATCAGTTAGTCGCCGCGGCGGCAGCTGCCAGAAACAAAGGCGGTGGCAATTCGGCTTCGTATACCTCCGACCGGTCAAACAAGTTTCCGAATAATACACTGACGCCATACCCTCACCCTCAGAACCTAGTGCAATCCGGAAATAGTGGAGGAGGTGGCGATAGCCCGGTTCATTCTCCCCAGTGGAAGAATACACGAGCCGGTTCTCCCCAAGTTCCGTCTTCTCTCGGATCATCGAATTCTTCGTCAATGAAAAACATatctcaacaacaacaacagcagGTTCAGGGTCGAAATCATCCGCAAACTCAAACTCAGATATCATTCAGTGCGAACTCGAAATCATCGATGGCACCTCAGACGGTTCAGCAGCAAGCTCCTATCAACAACCACCAGGCTGTAGCAGCCGCCTCAGCCCAATGTCCTCCAGTAATGGTCGGTTCTCCGACCACATCATCTCTTTCCAAAGGTGCAAGCGGCAGTCCGAGAACGACGAATTCGAATTCCGCCAGCAACAAAACCGTCCAGCCATCGACATTGTCATCTCAACAATCTAAAAACTCTTCAGCAAGTCCTAGCCAGAAGACATCTTCCCTTTCAGGACAGTCTGTTTTAGGGAATCCACATAATAATACCGCACATCACTTGAGTTCTTCATCTCAATCAACCATAAATTCCAAAACCCAAAATCTATCCGCGAAGCAACAGATGTTGCAACCGCATCTGTTCTTCAACCCGGCGTATATGCAGGCAGCACAAGCAGCGGCTCATCCCGCAGGTGCACCACCCCCCACCTCCTCGCCTGCACCCGGAGGCTATTATATACCGAAACGGCGACCAGATCAGCCAAACCAACAGACGCAAAACTGTTCTTCGCCATCTACATCCGGGATGCTGTCACTCTGCCCTGTTAGTTCGGACACGAAGGGGGCGACATCTGCGGGGTCGAATACAAACAATGCGAAAGGCGGTGGGGCTGCGGCAGGGCAGTTCACAGCACAGTCTGTGGTAGGTGGGAATCCACATCCTCTAATACCACCTGGGTTTTATGGTCATACAATACCTTCTGCTATTCAGGTTAAGCCGCCGGAGCAGAAACAACAACAAGCAGGTGGAAAGTAA
- the LOC124936643 gene encoding protein TIME FOR COFFEE-like isoform X2 encodes MTAVNGLTRRRQHRSGSLRDSPDEDGPVELPESNRLRDRGMKKERDRERDRSSRSSKRRRAERLMQGSTREEGMDDSSEESVNGEDDDDDDDGSAGAGNGTGTGSVRMLSPNPPTQSISPSISNHNHNSTNHRKIFPPSTTTTTTTNKVFRAPPAWKAADEMIGVSVPRKARSASTKRSHDCWTTGGGGVVEDQIHRQASTSPVRQNLASTSTPSPAPVSPSSSNASMRKKMKSNGAKLRPPKSSSKPSSNPEELEIEIAEVLYGLMTQSQVPPSDLGKFELNKTSGDAKSRVSSPISNSPSSTHPSASVLPHNSSSLAPITAVAPKRKRPRQVSDDLGRRSPINSKVEMDQASKKETLSPTLEKNHGSTPENGGVSQDLGIYPVGINPSESEPARPDGSSSLLDLMKSLKQGADDEAAAAGSTSPKKETSSIRPPPENHREDLTSSKSDLTASEMGTHQEKKFQIDLMAPPPSQMKSSPAERSSEGVMEFSSTTPNTEKRNDQRLLSLKDKEDDKAIKSGKAGLAEGEEEDAGPTGKKVKAEEGESERGVVANRVRNVVDLQFDLENPERETSASTANNNKLHPSSSSTPLKQQPASNQILKPVRDESTFSEKTAQSNSLPIPISMAGWPGGLPPMGYMAPLQGVVSMDGSGVATAPMQHLFSQPRPKRCATHCYVARNINYFQQLAKMNPFWPAAAAAAGTASIFGAKPCNLGVVPPPPDMHRRNVVQQQQDKSQGLTMFPVGGSENKVSVNMNDANQRSSSSSSKMQQQQVLLQQAMPQPPPPNNVLPGPAFIFPLSQQHSQAGASVRPGSVKSSSSMHSTGASTASSVSGSTPPLPGPANGLSFNYPNMSGNETQYLAILQNGYPFPIPTVGGGPAYRGTPHPQSMAYFNGPFYSSQMIHPSQFQQQPQQQQQQPVVVQQQPNCSSSSSQKHLQGQQQPRPVNNNNNANVGVVSGNFISFPQSAKDRSQSQSSVQQQQRQDVGGDDGPENRVARGYGQNLSVPVHHQNFALMNPPPSTDKKQQSSHQQQILKGTVESLPQNFAISFASMNGAPNNGASGLDISSAQNHAVLHNLPEATRHGYQMMSQGVQQMKNFRIHEEGKSDSSNNMDEEKKGLMVKGGVVSGGGQTIAFSRPEMADASRSVGSTGPTSIPQRQAQIQFQQQQQLMQLHKQQQQLMQQQQPHQLVAAAAAARNKGGGNSASYTSDRSNKFPNNTLTPYPHPQNLVQSGNSGGGGDSPVHSPQWKNTRAGSPQVPSSLGSSNSSSMKNISQQQQQQVQGRNHPQTQTQISFSANSKSSMAPQTVQQQAPINNHQAVAAASAQCPPVMVGSPTTSSLSKGASGSPRTTNSNSASNKTVQPSTLSSQQSKNSSASPSQKTSSLSGQSVLGNPHNNTAHHLSSSSQSTINSKTQNLSAKQQMLQPHLFFNPAYMQAAQAAAHPAGAPPPTSSPAPGGYYIPKRRPDQPNQQTQNCSSPSTSGMLSLCPVSSDTKGATSAGSNTNNAKGGGAAAGQFTAQSVVGGNPHPLIPPGFYGHTIPSAIQVKPPEQKQQQAGGK; translated from the exons ATGACAGCGGTGAACGGATTAACAAGGAGAAGACAACATAGAAGCGGAAGTTTAAGAGATTCGCCAG ATGAAGATGGACCGGTTGAGTTGCCAGAATCAAATAGGTTACGAGATAGAGGGATGAAGAAGGAACGGGATCGAGAACGGGATCGATCTAGTCGGAGTAGTAAGAGGAGAAGAGCGGAGAGATTGATGCAAGGGAGTACGAGAGAGGAAGGTATGGATGATAGTTCGGAGGAGAGCGTCAACGGAGaagatgacgatgatgatgacgatggaAGTGCCGGAGCTGGCAACGGAACCGGCACCGGATCCGTTCGGATGTTATCGCCGAATCCGCCGACTCAGTCTATATCGCCGTCGATTTCGAATCATAACCATAACAGTACCAATCATAGGAAGATCTTTCCTCCGTCAACTACTACTACTACGACAACTAACAAGGTGTTTAGAGCACCGCCTGCTTGGAAAGCGGCCGATGAAATGATAGGTGTGTCGGTTCCGAGAAAAGCTCGGTCAG CATCTACCAAGAGGTCGCATGACTGTTGGACTACCGGCGGTGGTGGGGTTGTTGAAGACCAAATTCACCGGCAAGCTTCAACTTCTCCGGTTAGACAGAATCTGGCGTCAACGTCGACGCCTTCACCGGCACCTGTTTCTCCGTCTTCTTCAAATGCTTCTATGAGGAAGAAGATG AAGTCAAATGGTGCGAAACTACGTCCACCAAAATCATCATCCAAGCCATCTTCAAACCCAGAGGAGCTGGAGATTGAGATCGCTGAAGTTCTTTATGGACTCATGACTCAATCCCAGGTACCTCCCAGCGATTTGGGTAAGTTCGAACTGAACAAAACAAGCGGAGATGCAAAATCCAGAGTTTCTTCTCCGATCTCCAACTCTCCTTCGTCAACTCACCCGTCAGCTTCTGTTTTGCCACATAATTCCAGCTCCCTTGCACCTATAACTGCAGTCG CCCCTAAGAGGAAGCGACCTCGACAAGTTTCAGACGATCTGGGTCGTAGAAGTCCCATAAATTCAAAGGTGGAAATGGATCAGGCATCAAAGAAAGAAACTTTGTCACCAACCTTGGAGAAGAATCACGGATCTACACCTGAAAATGGTGGTGTTTCACAAGATTTGGGCATTTATCCAGTCGGTATAAACCCATCGGAGTCAGAACCGGCCAGACCCGATGGCTCCAGTTCTTTATTGGATTTGATGAAATCCTTAAAGCAAGGTGCAGATGATGAGGCGGCGGCGGCGGGTTCTACTTCACCGAAGAAAGAAACATCTTCAATTAGACCACCACCGGAAAATCATCGTGAAGATCTCACTTCTTCTAAATc AGATTTAACTGCATCTGAAATGGGAACCCATCAAGAAAAGAAATTTCAGATAGATCTGATG GCTCCTCCTCCTTCTCAGATGAAATCGTCGCCGGCGGAGAGGTCGTCGGAAGGAGTAATGGAATTTTCTTCAACAACTCCTAATACAGAAAAGAGAAAT GACCAGAGACTATTGTCCTTGAAGGATAAGGAAGACGATAAGGCCATAAAAAGCGGAAAGGCAGGACTTGCTGAAGGTGAGGAAGAGGATGCGGGTCCTACTGGAAAGAAAGTAAAAGCTGAAGAAGGTGAGTCAGAAAGAGGGGTAGTGGCAAACAGGGTTAGGAACGTGGTGGATCTACAGTTTGATTTGGAGAATCCCGAAAGAGAAACATCAGCTTCTACTGCTAATAATAATAAGCTTcacccttcttcttcttcaactcctCTTAAGCAACAACCAGCTTCTAACCAGATTCTTAAGCCTGTTAGAGACGAGTCTACCTTTTCAGAGAAAACTG CTCAATCCAACTCTCTTCCCATCCCGATTTCCATGGCTGGTTGGCCCGGTGGCCTTCCTCCGATGGG ATACATGGCGCCCCTGCAAGGAGTTGTTTCAATGGATGGAAGCGGTGTAGCCACTGCACCAATGCAG cATTTGTTTTCTCAACCAAGGCCGAAAAGATGTGCAACACATTGCTACGTGGCACGCAACATAAACTATTTTCAACAGCTTGCGAAGATGAATCCTTTCTGGCCTGCTGCTGCAGCCGCAGCTGGAACTGCATCGATCTTTGGGGCTAAACCTTGTAATCTAGGTGTTGTTCCTCCTCCACCCGATATGCATAGAAGAAATGTTGTTCAACAGCAGCAGGATAAAAGCCAAGGATTGACCATGTTCCCTGTTGGTGGTTCTGAAAACAAAGTTTCCGTCAATATGAACGATGCCAACCAGAGAAGCAGCAGTAGCAGTAGTAAAATGCAACAGCAACAAGTCCTTCTTCAACAAGCCATGCCCCAACCACCCCCTCCTAACAATGTTCTC CCTGGTCCTGCTTTCATATTTCCGTTAAGCCAACAACACTCACAAGCAGGAGCTTCAGTTCGACCTGGCTCAGTTAAGTCTTCTTCCTCCATGCATTCCACCGGAGCCTCAACTGCTTCCTCAGTAAGCGGTTCCACTCCGCCCCTACCGGGTCCAGCCAATGGTTTAAGTTTCAATTATCCGAACATGTCTGGGAACGAGACTCAGTATTTGGCTATACTTCAAAACGGTTATCCTTTTCCTATCCCGACTGTTGGGGGAGGACCTGCTTATAGAGGAACACCCCACCCTCAATCCATGGCTTACTTCAATGGACCTTTCTATTCATCGCAAATGATTCATCCTTCCCAATTTCAgcaacaacctcaacaacaacaacaacaacctgTTGTAGTGCAACAACAACCGAACTGTTCGTCTTCTTCGTCTCAGAAACATTTGCAGGGCCAGCAACAACCAAGGCCggttaataacaataataatgcGAATGTCGGGGTTGTGAGTGGAAACTTCATTAGCTTTCCTCAATCTGCGAAAGATCGATCGCAATCTCAATCGTCGGTTCAACAGCAGCAAAGACAAGACGTGGGCGGTGACGATGGTCCTGAGAATCGTGTTGCTCGTGGGTATGGACAGAATCTTTCTGTACCGGTTCATCACCAGAACTTTGCTTTGATGAACCCGCCGCCATCAACTGACAAGAAACAACAATCCTCCCATCAACAACAGATCTTGAAGGGTACAGTTGAATCTTTACCTCAAAACTTTGCAATCTCCTTCGCTTCCATGAACGGAGCCCCCAATAACGGGGCATCCGGTCTTGATATTTCATCCGCGCAAAATCATGCCGTTCTTCATAACCTTCCGGAAGCAACTAGACACGGCTACCAGATGATGTCGCAGGGAGTACAGCAGATGAAGAATTTTCGGATTCATGAAGAAGGAAAGAGCGATTCTTCGAATAATATGGACGAAGAGAAGAAAGGGTTAATGGTAAAAGGTGGAGTAGTGAGTGGTGGCGGACAGACCATTGCATTCTCAAGGCCCGAAATGGCCGATGCTTCACGGTCAGTTGGTTCGACTGGACCAACTTCGATTCCTCAAAGACAAGCGCAAATTCAGTTTCAACAGCAGCAGCAGTTGATGCAGTTACATAAACAGCAACAGCAGTTAATGCAGCAGCAACAACCGCATCAGTTAGTCGCCGCGGCGGCAGCTGCCAGAAACAAAGGCGGTGGCAATTCGGCTTCGTATACCTCCGACCGGTCAAACAAGTTTCCGAATAATACACTGACGCCATACCCTCACCCTCAGAACCTAGTGCAATCCGGAAATAGTGGAGGAGGTGGCGATAGCCCGGTTCATTCTCCCCAGTGGAAGAATACACGAGCCGGTTCTCCCCAAGTTCCGTCTTCTCTCGGATCATCGAATTCTTCGTCAATGAAAAACATatctcaacaacaacaacagcagGTTCAGGGTCGAAATCATCCGCAAACTCAAACTCAGATATCATTCAGTGCGAACTCGAAATCATCGATGGCACCTCAGACGGTTCAGCAGCAAGCTCCTATCAACAACCACCAGGCTGTAGCAGCCGCCTCAGCCCAATGTCCTCCAGTAATGGTCGGTTCTCCGACCACATCATCTCTTTCCAAAGGTGCAAGCGGCAGTCCGAGAACGACGAATTCGAATTCCGCCAGCAACAAAACCGTCCAGCCATCGACATTGTCATCTCAACAATCTAAAAACTCTTCAGCAAGTCCTAGCCAGAAGACATCTTCCCTTTCAGGACAGTCTGTTTTAGGGAATCCACATAATAATACCGCACATCACTTGAGTTCTTCATCTCAATCAACCATAAATTCCAAAACCCAAAATCTATCCGCGAAGCAACAGATGTTGCAACCGCATCTGTTCTTCAACCCGGCGTATATGCAGGCAGCACAAGCAGCGGCTCATCCCGCAGGTGCACCACCCCCCACCTCCTCGCCTGCACCCGGAGGCTATTATATACCGAAACGGCGACCAGATCAGCCAAACCAACAGACGCAAAACTGTTCTTCGCCATCTACATCCGGGATGCTGTCACTCTGCCCTGTTAGTTCGGACACGAAGGGGGCGACATCTGCGGGGTCGAATACAAACAATGCGAAAGGCGGTGGGGCTGCGGCAGGGCAGTTCACAGCACAGTCTGTGGTAGGTGGGAATCCACATCCTCTAATACCACCTGGGTTTTATGGTCATACAATACCTTCTGCTATTCAGGTTAAGCCGCCGGAGCAGAAACAACAACAAGCAGGTGGAAAGTAA
- the LOC124936340 gene encoding mavicyanin-like, with translation MFSMDIILIILVLLFASPAVTGAGIYIVGDSAGWTTIGNVDYRQWAATKKFQVGDTIRFHYNPEFHNVMQVTHSHFRSCNTSHPIATHTSGNDSILITSSGHHFYLCGVPGHCQSGQKVDINIVNRAPIVSSPSNIPPSSPAVAPAPSGAATFTRPVLSLQGLLIGVGLLMVLIFL, from the exons ATGTTTTCAATGGATATCATTCTGATCATCCTTGTCCTGCTTTTTGCTTCCCCGGCGGTCACTGGCGCCGGTATCTACATAGTCGGAGATTCCGCCGGCTGGACCACCATCGGCAACGTTGATTACCGCCAATGGGCTGCTACAAAAAAATTCCAAGTCGGGGACACCATTC gttttcaTTATAATCCTGAATTCCATAATGTGATGCAAGTAACGCATTCACATTTCCGGTCTTGCAACACATCGCATCCGATCGCCACTCACACCTCCGGTAACGACTCCATCTTGATCACCTCCTCCGGCCACCACTTCTACTTGTGTGGTGTCCCCGGACATTGCCAATCTGGACAAAAGGTCGATATCAATATTGTCAACCGTGCTCCTATTGTCTCATCGCCTTCTAATATTCCTCCAAGTTCTCCGGCTGTCGCCCCCGCCCCTAGTGGAGCCGCCACCTTCACCCGCCCTGTTCTTAGCCTCCAAGGACTTCTTATTGGAGTAGGTCTCTTAATGGTTCTTATTTTCTTGTGA